From the genome of Eucalyptus grandis isolate ANBG69807.140 chromosome 2, ASM1654582v1, whole genome shotgun sequence, one region includes:
- the LOC104420922 gene encoding LOW QUALITY PROTEIN: transcription termination factor MTERF15, mitochondrial (The sequence of the model RefSeq protein was modified relative to this genomic sequence to represent the inferred CDS: inserted 1 base in 1 codon), producing the protein MRPWLLLLAFRQTGRRCFSGRVGGDSSGPNPRFLSPSQRGKQASLASLFQRYGLSPSQSPDFLAKNRFLLDASLHDTERSLSILSSLKIPNELVVSVMGRCPRVLEHEFLRKWEVVFREFGFLGVSPAGIISTLQFSRKFNVXPERFGSLFKVLKGLGVRDYTYCRILEEFPGVIAKGEIEISGKVEFLEGIGIPKTAVDGVFRTFPGILGLSVEGRLKPLILEFRHLGFDKSVARDEILREPRVLGMELGELSRCLELLRTLKCRETIKEKILRGGEFKAGFEVKLRLDCLCWHGLIRRDAFKVLWKEPRLIVYQIGEIERKIDFLLSDMNYEVECLVEVPEYLGVNFEKQILPRYNVIKYLRSVGGLGDPVGLQNLIKPSTLKFYNLYVKPYPECEKIFRCEADKAEKQHPVGLWKLFKPQKYPQSKDDAENIKSFMELGG; encoded by the exons ATGAGGCCGTGGCTGCTATTGCTGGCGTTTCGCCAAACGGGGCGCCGCTGTTTCTCCGGAAGAGTCGGCGGCGACTCCTCCGGCCCGAACCCACGATTCCTTTCGCCTTCCCAGCGCGGGAAGCAGGCCTCCCTGGCGAGTCTCTTCCAAAGGTACGGCCTTTCTCCGTCCCAGTCGCCTGATTTCCTCGCGAAGAACCGGTTCTTGCTCGATGCCAGCTTGCACGACACCGAAAGATCACTGAGCATTTTGTCCTCGCTCAAGATACCCAATGAACTGGTGGTCTCCGTGATGGGTCGGTGTCCCAGGGTTTTGGAACATGAGTTCCTGAGGAAATGGGAGGTGGTGTTTCGGGAGTTTGGCTTTCTTGGTGTTTCCCCTGCTGGCATTATAAGTACCCTCCAGTTTTCTAGGAAATTCAATG GTCCGGAGAGATTCGGTAGTCTATTCAAGGTTTTGAAGGGTTTAGGAGTTCGGGATTACACTTATTGCAGGATATTGGAGGAGTTTCCTGGAGTTATTGCAAAGGGGGAGATTGAAATTTCGGGGAAAGTCGAGTTCTTGGAGGGAATCGGCATACCAAAAACTGCGGTGGACGGTGTGTTTCGCACTTTTCCTGGCATTTTGGGATTGAGTGTGGAGGGTCGATTGAAGCCACTGATTCTTGAGTTTAGGCATTTAGGTTTTGATAAAAGTGTGGCTCGGGACGAGATTCTTAGAGAGCCCAGAGTTCTCGGCATGGAACTTGGGGAACTCTCGCGTTGCTTGGAACTGCTACGGACTTTAAAATGCCGAGAGACgattaaagaaaagattttAAGGGGAGGTGAATTCAAAGCTGGGTTCGAAGTGAAATTGAGACTCGACTGCTTGTGCTGGCATGGTTTGATTCGCAGAGATGCTTTCAAAGTGTTGTGGAAAGAGCCGAGGTTGATTGTATATCAGATAGGGGAGATTGAGAGGAAGATTGATTTCTTGTTGAGCGATATGAACTATGAAGTGGAGTGTCTAGTCGAGGTGCCTGAGTATTTAGGtgtgaattttgaaaaacaaatccTTCCTCGATACAATGTGATCAAGTACTTAAGATCCGTTGGGGGACTAGGCGATCCAGTAGGCTTGCAAAATTTGATAAAGCCTAGCACGCTTAAATTTTATAACTTATATGTCAAGCCATATCCAGAGTGCGAAAAGATTTTCAGATGTGAAGCAGACAAAGCTGAGAAGCAGCATCCAGTGGGACTGTGGAAGCTCTTCAAACCACAAAAGTATCCCCAGTCCAAGGATGATGCAGAAAACATAAAGTCCTTTATGGAGTTGGGTGGTTAG